Genomic DNA from uncultured Desulfuromusa sp.:
TCGACTGTCATCCACAGCATCCCCCCGTCGGTACAGAGACAAAAACACCTTGCATAAGTTGCCATGATGGAGAACCGCACTTCGAGATCGGCAACTGCCAGCATTGTCACACCAATCCACATCAACCTATGTCCTCTCTGCGAGACCCACTGAAGCCAGCCAGGAAAGAATGTCTATCCTGCCATTTTAAAGTCGGACAACAAATGGAAGCCGCACCGAGTCGTCATGCAAAAATTTTCTGCAATCGCTGCCACAGCCAACATAAAGAAATCCCTAGCTGTCTGGATTGTCATGAACCACACAGTTCCAGACAAAGAACAGAGGATTGCTCAAAGTGCCACCCGGCCCATCAGCCATTGAAAATTGAACCAACCGGCTATATCCCGGCAACGCTCTGTCGGCCCTGTCACGGGTTTGAATCTAATGCCCTGGCTGAGAGCAATACCAGCCATGGTGGAATCAATTGTATCAATTGTCACAAGGGTCGGCATCCCAGCGTTCCGACCTGTCAGGATTGCCATGGCTTGCCGCATACCCAGTCCATCCATAGTCAGTTCAGAGACTGTCTGGAGTGCCACGGCGATGCCCATCAGCTCATTAGCAATCAGTAAATCCAACAGTTCCCTATTTGGGAAATCTACAGAACGGAACTGGCTAAATGACTAAACCGATCGGACAAAAAAAGATTTATCCGTCTTAACAGAAAGACAACTACCTGATATCAATAGAACATTTCAAAATTTTCAAGTTTTGGCACAAGGTTTGCCTTATGAAGACAGCCATGATGAAAACAGGATTTCATATACAGATAGCATTTCTGGTCTTGGTCACATCACTGATGACCATCACGTCTTCGGCACAGGCGCAGACTTCGGCCAGTTATCTTTACCGCCTTTCTGATTTCAGTGGGCCAGTCGCTTCTTTATGGGCACGGGTAGCTGTCGATCAGGAAGAAGGTGAAATATACACGTTAAATCGATCTGACTCAGTGATCCAGATTTTCAACGAAACGGCCATGCAGATTTTTGATTGCGGTGAAGACATGGCTCTTTCCTCTGCTATTGACATCGCCGTTGCTGACAACGGTGAATTATATGTCTTATACCGGACACCAACAGCAACGATTCGGCACTTGAACTATCGTGGCGAGCTCATAAGTGAGATCAGAATTGCTGATCAAGAACAAGGAATTCAAGATTTCAGCCCGGCATATATTGACTATAAAGCCGGCAGTCTCTACCTCGCTGACACCGGGAAAATGCAGGTCATTGTTGCTTCAGCCACAGGTGAGATCCAAAGCCGTTTTGATTTTCGCCAGAAAATAGAGGGACAGATCAGAACGGAAATGAAAGATGAAACCATAAGAGAGTCGCAGCGTAAACGTCTGCAGGATAAATTGGCCGCAATAAAAGGGGCTGACTTGACCGGCTTCAGTGTTGATAACAAGGGGACCATCTATTTCACCATCGCTCCACTGTTCGCCGCTTTCCGGGCAACGGCTGAAAACAAGCTGGAAGAGTTTGGAATCCCCGGTGGGGCTCCCGGTAAATTTGGTGTTATCGCCAGCATCAGTGCTGACAGCAAAGGAAACATCTTTGTTTCTGACCGGCTACGCTGCGTAGTTTTGATGTTTGACAGCAGTTTTAACTTTCTAACCGAATTCGGCTATCGCGGTGAGCAGCCAGATAATCTGGTCGTTCCGGACGATATTGCCATTGATGAACGTAACAACAGGATTTACGTCTCTCAAGCAGCCAATCTTGGAATCAGTGTATTCAGTATTCATTACAACTGAACCTGAAACTTAGCCATGATCAAGTTCTGGCTACAACCTGAAAGAGGGGAACGAAAGGAGGTCACAGCAAACAAAAACAAAACAACCCGGTTTTCACCATGGAGGTGAAAATCAACACTCCTCCGAAAAAAGTAAACCTGTTGCAAAGCAGGGACACAAAGTCACAGACCCTCACACGGGGTGGCTGGGCTGCCGGAGCACAAAAAAACCTTTTGGGAGGATTTTACAAATGAAAAAACTTTTGATCGTTTCAACTGCCATACTTTTCAGTTTCTGCCTCACCGGGATCGCTTTTGCGTTTCATGACGGTGGTGTCGCTCATTGCGACGGTTGTCACTCCATGCACAGCGGCGCAGCCTCTGGGCCTAGTCTGCAAAAAGGTTCCGATGCCAGCTCAACCTGCCTGAACTGCCATGACGGCGATGGACGCTACCATATCAGCAGTGCAGACGGCAGCAATACCAACGAAGGCGGTGACTTCCACTGGACCAAGGACAATGGATATACCTATGTTGTTCGTGGAACGACCAGAACTTTCGATTTCGACAACGCCGGTCACAATATGCTGGCAGCCGATTTCACTATGGCGAATGATGCAACCCTGACCGTGGCACCTGGTGGTTCCTATCCCGCAGCCGGCCTTGGCTGTACTAGCTGCCATGATCCTCATGGCCAAGCTAATGGTGGTACCGCTGCCGGTGCATTGCCGATTTCGGTTTCCGGCTCCTATGGTGATGTTCCTGATGCCGGTACTCAAGCTGGTAATTACCGGATCCTCTATGATTCCAATAAAGTTGGATTCTCTGAAGATGCACCAATTGCCCGTGCCAACAGCTACGACGGCGCATTTGTTCAGTACGGTTCCGGCATGTCCGGTTGGTGTGCCAACTGTCACACCAGCTTCTACGCTCAATCAGCTGCTGGTGGTATGCACCCAACTGATGTTGCCGTTCCAACCACTTACAACAGCTACGTAGCTACCGGCAACTTTACCGGCGACGTTGCTACTGCTTACGATCCATTGGTTCCAATTGAGCGTGGCATCACCACAGCATCCAGCGATCTCCCAGATCCTACGGATGCTTTAACTGCTGGCCGTGGCGCCGAAGGCAATGCTCAAGTTATGTGCCTCAGCTGTCACCGTGCCCATGCCTCTGCATTCGGTAACGCACTACGTGGCGATATGACTGAAGCTTTCTTGGCAGAAACCTGGATTTCACTGGGTTCTAACGTCCCAGCAACCGCAACTCCTTTCTACAAGGGCGGCGTTGCAATCGACGTTGCTGATGCCGGTACCGGCAATCCGTTTACCGACGGTTACGGTCACTATCAGCGTTCACTGTGTAACAAGTGTCACGTACAAGACTAACTCAGGAGATAGCATATCTCTTAAGCTAAGCTAAACAGTTACACAGCCAAAGGTCGGCGGCAATTCTCTCCTGCCGCCGACCTTACTTTTCCAGAGATATTTCGAGAAATCGTACGGGAGGAGAGCTTTTGTCAACCATTTCCCAAGGCTATTCCATGTTGGCACGTGCAACCCTCATAATTGTATTTCTATTCATCATCCAACTCAGTTCTGCTCCTGATGTCCTCAGCCAGTTTCATTCCGGCGGAGTGGGTTCCTGTAATGGCTGCCATATCAGTCATAGTTCCTCTGCTTCTGTTTCCCCCTTATTGCTTGCAACTGATCCCAGTTCTCTCTGCCTGAATTGTCACTCAGGGCCTGGCAGTTCTGACGCCGCTTCGGTCTTCAGCTTTGATGGTTCAGCATTAACACCCGGTGGTGATTTTTACTGGACCACCAAGTCATTTACCTGGGCCGGGGGTTCCAGCCCCGCAGCACGTCACGGGCACAACGTCATTGCCAGAGACTTCGCACTCGATGTTGATCCCAACAAACTCCAGGGACCAGGCGGTAGCTACCCTGCATCCCAGCTCAGCTGTATCAGCTGTCACGATCCGCATGGCAAAAGTGGAGGCGGAACCCGTGCAGGCGCCCCGGCGGTGTCGGTTTCCGGTTCTTATGGTGAACAGCCAATGCCTGGAACCAGCAGCGGGAATTATCGACTCCTGGGGGGTGTAGGCTATAGCGTCAATGGCTACACTTTCAACTATCCGGCTCCTGTGGCACGGCAAAATCCCGCACAACCTTTCGGCGAAAGCGATGCATCCCATGTCGACTATGGCAGCGGTATGAGTGAATGGTGTGCAAATTGTCATGGTGCCGTTCTGACCAACGAGCATCAGTTCGGTAGCCAAAGTTTTAAACACCCAGTCAACAACAATCTCGGAGGAGAAATTGTTAGCAACTATAACAATTACGTCAAAACTGGAGATTTAAACGGAACGACAGCAACAGCATTTTTGCAATTTGTCCCCTTTGCGCGTGGAACAACCACTACAGAAGTGCTCGACCCCACCAGCAGCAATGGACCAGATAGCAATAGCGAGATCAATTGTCTCAGTTGTCATCGCGCTCATGCATCGGCTTTCCGCGTCGCCGGGCGTTGGGATTTCAATGCCCCCCTGCTGATCGATTCACATCCAGCAGTAGGAGACACCGGAGCGACTGCCGGCGATGTCAGACACAGTTATTACAATCGTAACATGGGCGAAGAATTTGGATCGGGACAAGGGCAGTTCTGCGAAAAATGTCACGCGACAAACACCCCATGATCGCTTTCAAAGCCAAAGTGGATTTTACCCAAGGATCAACCATGAGATGGATGCGGACTAAAGGCCTGACATTGCTGCTATCGACTTTTTTACTCCTCTGCTCTTGTGCGCTAACACCGCCGTCATCGGTTATCACTGTCGACCCTGGTGCAACTCTGCATCTTTTCCTGCAACCGATGCCGCAGGAAGCCCATCGGTTAAGCCTGACGGTGGCCGGAATCAGTGCTCGAACAGTTGATGGCCGTGATATTCCCCTGTTGACCGGTCCCTGGATCTTCGACCCGGCAGAAAGAGTCGGCCGCCAGACGAAGCTGCTGCAACAAAAATTACCACCTGGAGAATATACCGGACTGAGTTTGGAACTGTCAGCCGCAAAGCTGCAAACCGAAGCTGATCCTATTAATCTGTTAATTGAGTCAAAAATCCAGCTGATCCCGATCAATTTCCTGATAACAGCAAATCAGAACCAGGCACTGTTTCTTTCCCTGAGCCCTGAACGGTTGATCACTGGCGGCTACAAATTAACAGCAAAATTTTCGGCCAGGAAAGCACAATCTCCACTCCCCGAGCTTAAAGGAGTTATCAGCCATCCACAGAGTGGAATACTGACCATCTTCGAAAAAAAAACACCAACTGTTATCGATGTCGTTGCCATCGGCCAGGGACCTGCCGGGATGGCACTTGATCAGCGCAGCCGGCTAATCTATCTGGCATTAACCGAGGAAAACAGCATTGCTGTTTTTGACCTGATTCGCAACAGAATACAGAGAAAAGTACGCCTGCATGCAGGAGCAAGACCGACAGAACTGGCTCTTTCAACTAATGGTGACACCTTGGTTTCCCTGAACTCCGGAACCAACAGCATCAGTATCATCAGCACAACGTCTTTGAGCGAAAGGCAACGAATTCTTCTCTCGACCACCCCGGCATCAGCTTGTATCAGCGCAACAAACCTCGCCTATATCGCCCTACCGGACATCAATGCTCTGGCATTAATAGACCTGCAGCGCGACAGCGTGATTGCTACAGCTAACTTAACCGATACAGCGGTGCAAGGGGTCGCTGACAGATCTGGTCGTCAAATCTATCTGCTAACGGAAAATTCACCAGATCTATTGGTTTTCGATACCACAAGCATGACCGTCATCAATCGGGTTTCTATCGGTTATGACGCCCGCTGTCTGACACTGAATAAAAATAACGGCTTGATTTATGTCGGCATGCGCAGTGGAAACATTGTCGTCATTGACCCACAAATTGGATTGCCCATCGATAGCTTCAAAGCCGAGCCGGATATCATTGCTATTGCTGCTGACCGCAAAGAGAACAGCCTGTTTGTCGTCAGTAGAGAGAATAATCTACTAACCAAATACGATTTGGTCAGTCAAAGAAAACTGGCCACCCTGGAGCTAGGGGCTGCCGGCTCTGCCGTCGCTGTTATGGGTGAACAATAATCGATGGGCGAGAAACGTTTATTGCACAGACTGCTCTGTTTTCTGCTGCTGGCCTTGTTGCCATGTGGGGAGTTGTTTGCCGACGATATCCGTTTTTCCAGCGATTGGAATTATCGCTTCTCCTCAATCGATTCAGAAAATCGAGATAGTGGCGATATAACCAAAACAGACTCGGAGCGTTTTAAGCAGAACTATCGACTTGACCTCAGCAAGGAACTTTTCCCCAATCTGAGTCTCGATGCGGGTGCACAAATGGAGAAATCTCGACAGCTCGACGAAAATGATAACGTTGACAGCAATTCACGCAATACTTCGATTCTCCCCTATGTCGAAGCGGAGTTGCGAACCAGCCTTTACTCCTTGAGTGGAGGCTATCGAGAACGCTATGAAAAGACCAGAGGGACCGATATCGACACAGAACGAAATTATGTTGACAGTTACCACCTGCGCGGGGAATGGCGACCGGTAGAGCTTCCACGCTTCGACCTCAGCTACCAACATACCAAACGCTATGACAAGCCTTTTGAGCAGCGCAATGAGACAGATATTTTGCAATTTAACAGCCGTTATGATTATAAAAAATATGAATTCCAGTACGGCTATTTCCGTAATGAGGACAACATTATCGATGCGGTTGGAGATAAAACAGGGGCAGTAACCAATACCCACAATAGCCGAATTCGATACTCCAATACTTACGCTGATGGGCGTATAACCTTCAATGCCAGTTTAAGGGGTGAGTACTCGGATCAGACTTTCTCCGGCAGCAGCACGCGCGATTTTCCTGTTGATCCGTCCGGGAACAGTTTTTATGTTGAGAATCCCCAGTCAGACCCAAATGATCTTGTTTCCGCTACCTATTCGCAGCTGAATAGCACCGCATTGGATCTCAGCCGTAGCACTGTTATAAACGTCGGCCTCAATTTTGGAGAAACAGTCAACGTTGACATGTTGCAGATAGGGCTCAATGGAAAACTCGATTCAAACTCAACAATCAATGACATTGGTAACTGGAAAGTCTATGTCAGTACCGATCAAACCAGCTGGACTCCAAGAGGAATAACCTCAGTCAAATATTTCAATGATGAGGATCGGCTGGAAATCAGATTCAACCCAATTACTGACCACAAGGACATTCTCCTGGTCTACGATCCCAGCATTATTGTGCAAAACGATCCGGTTCAGATTCTTTCAATCCGAGCCTTTATTTCCAAATTTATCAGTGATGGTTCACAACTGGAAAGCCATGCCGTCAATGCCCAGATGGGCGTTGGTTGGCAGGCGACTGAAAAGACCAAGGTTCTCTACGATCTGAGTTTACAGGAGCGGCAAAGCAGCCTGTTTGACGACCAAAGAATCCGGGTGAATAACGGCCTGACAGTCCTCCATCGGATTAACAATGTATTTTCGGCAACCGGCCGGGTGTCGGCCAGCGACAGCTGGGAGCAGAGTCAGCATGATGCCAGCAGGTATAACTACAGCGCAAAGCTAAGTGCCCGCTACCTGGAAACATTAAGCCAAGCCTTGATTTACAGTGGTGGACTCAATCAGGAATCGGAAGGAAACAGCACCACAAATTCACTGCTGCTGCATACCAACGCCGAACTCTACCGTGGTTGGGATGTCTCTTTTGATCAGGGCTACAGTTGGCAGAATCCGGCAGTTGGTGCGGATTCATCGAGCTTTTTTGTCCGCATCGAAAACAGGCTGGTACCACATCGACGTCTCACCCTGACAACCGACTATTCGATCACCTGGGATAAAGAGGCTGAAAGCGACTTTTCCCGAAGTGATTCCGGACGCCTTCGCATTTCCTGGATTCCGAGCAACACCCTGAGCCTGCAAGGCGAAGTCCAGCTGCGCAAGAACGAAGAAGACACAGAGATTTTCTGGGAGTATGGGGCCAATTGGCTGCCATTCAGAGATGGAACCTTGCAATGCAATCTGAATTTCAGTGAAGAAGAGGATGCCGATGGCAACCGTACACGCAGTTTTTCCCCCAACATAAGCTGGGAGATGACCGACTATGCGAATCTGAGTGTCCGTTATTCACAGGGAACGGAAGAAACCAACAGTAAAATAGATGAATTTCAAACCTTCCTGATAAGTTTGCGGGTTTACTACGATTGAGCCTCTCTAGAGGAAAGTAAGGGGAATTGACTATGAAAATAAAACAGGTGCTTTTCGGGATCATTGTCCTGTGCCAGATTCTGTTGTTCAGCAGCTGCGCACCAACTGGGGACAGCAATAGCTACAAGAACACTCTGATGAACTTTGCTGCCGTTCAGAGCGTTGCCGTATTGCCGTTTCATAATTTGACCAGCGACGATGATGCCGCCGAACGGGTCCGCGATACCTTCATGGGAATGCTACTGGCGACCGAAGCGATGTACGTGCTTCCCCCCGGAGAGGTAGAAAGGGGAATCGAACGTGCCAGCCTGCGTGACCCGGCTAAGCCGACGATTGAAAAAATTAAATCCCTTGGGCAAATTCTTCAGGTCGACGCCGTTATTACTGGAGTCTTGCGTGAATACGGCCAGGTACGTTCCGGGCAAACCCAAGCCAACTTGATTTCAGTCAGTGTAAGGATGATGGAAGTCGAGACCGGCAATGTCGTTTGGTCTGGAGATTCGACCAAAGGGGGTATCAGCGTTGCGGATCGGCTCCTTGGCGGAGGTGGCGCACCGATGAATCAAGTCACTAAAGATGCAATCAATGACTTACTCGACCAGCTTTTCCAATAATTTTGCTGTTCTTCTGCTGGTGTTCTGCAGCTGGACTCTCAGTGGTTGCAGCGGGCTTAATGTGACGAAACCGCAGATCATTTCTCTGCAGGCCACAAAAAGCTCGCCACAACCGGCATACAGCGGCGAAATCCTCTGGCAGACGTATGTCTCGGGGGGAACACCACCACTAACCTATGAATACAGGATGCGCAAGAACCAACAGGAGAAAATTGTTCAATCCGGGCTGGAGAGTACCTGGAGCTGGCAACCACGGAATTCGGGGAATTTCCACATCAGAGTTAGGGTAAAAGACAAAAAAGGGTACATTTCAACCAGTGAATGGACCCCTTTCAGAGTTGACCCGGCTATCAATAATCATCATCTCATTGCCTTTTTCCCCCTTGAAAATCTCAGTGGAGTCAAAGCCCCACTAAGCAAAATCAGTCAAGATTATAAGGAGTTACTGCAATCAAAAGGTCTGAATTTTCTATCTGATGAACGGTTGGAAGACTTCATGCTTCGTCACCGTGTCCGCTATACCGGGGGGATAGGTTCAGAGTTGGCACATGCATTGCGAGAGGAAGGGGTAGAGGCGGTTTTTATTACTTCCCTTGAATCCTATGAAAAGTCGGTCTCTCCCAAAATTGCACTGACTTCAAGATTGGTTCTTTGTCGTGATTTTCCTGAGATTGCCTGGATCGATGGGGTGGGAATCACTGGAGAAGATAGCCCTGGGCTGCTAGGTCTCAAACGGATTCCAAAAATGGAAAATTTGGAGCAAAAAGCACTTAATAATCTGGCTGACTCATTCCTGAATGCTCTTTCTGAAAACCCTGAACCGGTTTCAAAAAGTACCAATGGAATTAAGCCGCGAGACTTTTACCTGGCAACAGATTTCGCCCCAGAAGGAAAGTATAGAGTTGCGGTTGTCCCTTTTTTAAATAGATATGCACGACGCAATGCTGGATTTGTTGTTCCGCTCCATTTTGTCAATCTCCTCAGCAAAAATGATAATCTGCAAGTTGTTGAACCGGGAGTCGTCCGAGAACAACTTCTTAAATACCGCCTGATCATGCAAGCAGGACCATCGTTGGCCGTTGCTGATGTCCTGGCAAGTGAAACATCTCTTTCTGCAGATCTGATCCTGTCCGGTTATGTTTTTGACTATCAGGACCAATTTGGTATCCCCAAAATTGATTTTTCCACCCGACTGTTTTCTGGGCCAAAACGGGAAATTATCTGGTGGTCAAGAAGTTATGCCAATGGTGATGACGGAGTTTATTTCTTCGATCTGGGTCGCCATCAATCAGCCCATGCCATGTTGGAAGAAATGACACAGTCGATTGGTAAACTGATTTTCAAAACCAACAAATTCCGGCCACAAGAGTCAGAATTTGAAAACATAAATTCTATCCACTCAAAATAATAAAGGATCTCCAGATGACACATCTTTATCGGTTCCTGATAGCCTTCTGTTTAACCTTGTCACTTGCAACAACCACCTTTGCCTTTGCAGGTTCACAACATAAGGGAGGGGCGGCACCAGTCCTGGGACAAGATCTTGCGATTCAATTGTTGATTCCGGTTTTTGATCCAACCTTTGCCAATCTGCCCATTGCCGGCATCGGAGATAAACCCATCCTGCTGAAAGAGGTCTGGCCGCAGTTACAGAACACAAAAAATACAAATAAATTATCAGCCCAACTCAAGCAAGCCCTTGAAGCACGATTTGTTCAGCCTTCGGCAGCTGGCGCAAAAAAGACCATCTTTGTTGATACCAATATCAGCAAAGATGGCTTGATGCTCATTGAAATCCCTTTGTTTTCCGAGTTTTTCCCAGAGATCCCTGTCGCTTTAGTGAACGAAGAACCGGTCACCGTTGCCGAGTTTTCTGAAGATCTTCAAGCTGTCCATAATGAAATGTCGGGTCACGAATCTACCGGCGGATCAAAGCAAAACATCCAACGGTTAATGGATCGGCTGATCACTGCTCGATTGATAGAGCAAGAGTCGCGAAATATCGGTTTTGACCAAACTCCATCGTTCAAAAAACAAGCTGAAGAATTTGCGGAGAAAAGTCTACTGTATGCGCTGCTCAACAACCAGTTGGAAAGAAAGTCCCTTGATACTGAGGCAGTTGATGCGTTGTATCGACAAATTTCCCTCCAGGGACAATTTGAAAACTATCATTTTACCCTGGAGAAGAATGCTGTTGCCCTTCTCGAGCGGCATAAAGCTGGTGAAGATTTTGATTCTTTGATCTCCGCAGCAATAACCAATAAACAAGCAACAAAGACGACCCAACAGGAGTATCTCAAGTTCAAAGACTTACTTCCCAATATTGCTTCGGAAGCAGCTAATTTGGAGGTTGGTGGCATCAGTCAGATTTTCCGTCAAGCGGATGGGTTCCTGATCTTCAGGCTGACTGATCGGCAGTTTGTCGAAGATCCTCATGCCCTCGACTACGCCAGAAAAAATGTATGGGAAAGACAAAAATCTGAATTTGCAAGCCAATATACAACCGAGACGGTTGACCGCTACTCGAAGTTTAACCAAGCGGCACAAGACGATTTGGATTTTAGCAAAATCAAGGAAAATAATCCGAACATCAAGCTCGGCGAGGCGTTAGAACCGCTTCTCAAAGATCAGCGCGTTCTGGTGACGGTTAAGGGTCCGAACCCTGTTCAGATAACCGTTGCTCAGTTGGCTCAGAAGATCAAAGATAACTACTTCCACGGTGTCGATATTGCTCTTGATGCAGCGGAAGTTGACGCCAAAAAACAAGAGATTCTTGATGACACATTGTTCCGTATCGCAGGTACTTTTGAAGCACAAAAGTTAGGCTTGGACCAAACCCCAAGGTATCGGATGGAAGTTGCTGAATTTGAACGCCGGATACTGTTCGATGTTTTTATGGCAAAGGTTATAACACCGGATATTCGCTACGGCGAAGAGGAAATTCAGAATTACTATGATAAACATCAGGCCGATTACATGACCCCGGCGATGTTTAAATTCAAGAGCCTCCCTTTTTATCGCCAGGCAGATGCTGAAAAAGCTGCTGCAAAGCTGCAAGATGGCAGTGATTTTAAATGGGTTTCTGCCAACAGCGAAGGCTTGGTTGATGTGCAAAACAAAGATCTGCTGCAGTTCGACCGCAACATTCTAAGTCTCTCCTCGCTACCAGCAAGTCTGCAGCAACAGGCTGCCGGGGTGAAACGTGGTGATTCATTGGTGTATGCCGAGCCGGACAATTTTCATTATGTTCTCTACTTCGAAGATGTATTTCCTCCTGAACCCAGGCCATATGATCAGGTTCGCAAAGAACTCCTGGGCATTGTCTATCAGCAAAAGGTCACTGCGACACTGAATGAGTGGGTGGAGAAACTAAAAGAAGCTTATGAAACAAAAGTATTTTTGGTGGCTCAAGGCCGCTGAAACACGATTCTCAATAAACTCGATGGTAATGAAACTGAATCGATAACAAGGAATGCTTATGTTGAGTACGTCGAGAAGCCAAAAACTGATTCTTGCTCTCAGTCTACTGACGGGAATCATTTTTCTTTCGCTCTATCAGGCCACTCCGAGTGAGGCTGCCAAGCGGAGCTTTACCAAAAAAGGGTGTATTGACTGTCATGGAGACTTTGCCAAACAGTATCTGGCCAAGAAGAACGTCCACCCCGTGGTGAAACAACAAAAGTGTGATTCCTGTCACCTGCCTCACGGCATCGTTCCAAAGCTATTGCTAAAGGAATCGGGAGATAAAATCTGTCAGCTCTGTCACAGCCAGGAATCGATTGGTCTCGACCTGCCGCAGGTTCACACCGCTCTGAAAAGGGGGAAATGCAGTACCTGTCATGACCCCCATGCCTCAGACAACCCCTTTTTGCTCAGCAGTGCCGGAAACGATATCTGTTTCAGTTGCCATGATCAGGCCCCATTCAGCAAAAAAGTGGTTCATGCTGTCCTTAAAGATGATGGATGTTTGGCCTGCCACAAAGCTCATGCTTCAGCGGAGGAGAACCTTTTGACCGAGGAGCCGCTGGCACTCTGTCTCTCTTGCCATGACGTGGAAGACAAAGCCTTTACAAACGCCCACGGAGATTATCCAGTGGCTGATCAAAACTGCAGTACCTGCCATGATCCCCATTCCTCAGATCAAGAAAAATTATTGAAGGGGAGTGTCCATAGCCCAGTCGCGGATGCCGGCTGCGACAGTTGCCATGCCTCGGCAGATAGTGCAGAACCGTTTGCTTTGAATGCTCAGGGAGCAGAGCTCTGTCTTTCCTGTCACGACAACGATGATTTGACGGGCGGGAAAAAACTGCAACACGCCCCCTTTATGGATGGGGATTGTCTCTCCTGCCACAACCCTCACACCTCGGAGTTTCCAAAGCTGTTGGTTGCAAAAGGGAATAATCTTTGCTTTGAGTGCCACGCCGAGAAAAACAGTAAAGTTCAATATTCCCATGCACCAGTTGACTCAACCGATGGTTGTCTCTCGTGCCACAACCCCCATGCGGCAGAATTTCCTGGATTGGTTGCTGCACCACCCGAAGGGGAACACTGCCTGAGCTGTCACCAGGCGGTCAAAACCGATTTGAACAAAATGGCGCAACAACACCAACCGGTCAGCGATAACATGTGCACCAGCTGTCATAATCCACACGGTTCCAACGGTGAACACATGTTGGCCAGCCGTGCCGATCAGATCTGTTACCAATGCCATGCCGAAGCTCAGGGTGAATTCACCCAGTCGGTCATTCATCAGCCCGTCAAATCGGGAAGTTGTATCAGCTGTCATAATGGCCATGGTTCCCAGAACAACGCGCTGCTCAAAAATCAAGGGGCCGACCTCTGTGCAACCTGTCACGACAGCCTGATGCAAAAGGCAACCGATAAAGAGACCGAGCATGAACCTTTTGCCGATAAAGACTGCCTGATCTGCCATAATCCTCACGCCAGCCCCATCGCCGGCATGTTGAACGCTCATCAGACAGATCTTTGTGGAACCTGCCATAGTGATTTGACCGACGCTCTCGCAACAGCCGACAGCCAGCATGATCCAGTCAGCAATGGACAGTGCAGCAGTTGTCATAA
This window encodes:
- a CDS encoding 6-bladed beta-propeller, whose translation is MMKTGFHIQIAFLVLVTSLMTITSSAQAQTSASYLYRLSDFSGPVASLWARVAVDQEEGEIYTLNRSDSVIQIFNETAMQIFDCGEDMALSSAIDIAVADNGELYVLYRTPTATIRHLNYRGELISEIRIADQEQGIQDFSPAYIDYKAGSLYLADTGKMQVIVASATGEIQSRFDFRQKIEGQIRTEMKDETIRESQRKRLQDKLAAIKGADLTGFSVDNKGTIYFTIAPLFAAFRATAENKLEEFGIPGGAPGKFGVIASISADSKGNIFVSDRLRCVVLMFDSSFNFLTEFGYRGEQPDNLVVPDDIAIDERNNRIYVSQAANLGISVFSIHYN
- a CDS encoding cytochrome c3 family protein, which translates into the protein MSTISQGYSMLARATLIIVFLFIIQLSSAPDVLSQFHSGGVGSCNGCHISHSSSASVSPLLLATDPSSLCLNCHSGPGSSDAASVFSFDGSALTPGGDFYWTTKSFTWAGGSSPAARHGHNVIARDFALDVDPNKLQGPGGSYPASQLSCISCHDPHGKSGGGTRAGAPAVSVSGSYGEQPMPGTSSGNYRLLGGVGYSVNGYTFNYPAPVARQNPAQPFGESDASHVDYGSGMSEWCANCHGAVLTNEHQFGSQSFKHPVNNNLGGEIVSNYNNYVKTGDLNGTTATAFLQFVPFARGTTTTEVLDPTSSNGPDSNSEINCLSCHRAHASAFRVAGRWDFNAPLLIDSHPAVGDTGATAGDVRHSYYNRNMGEEFGSGQGQFCEKCHATNTP
- a CDS encoding YncE family protein, giving the protein MRWMRTKGLTLLLSTFLLLCSCALTPPSSVITVDPGATLHLFLQPMPQEAHRLSLTVAGISARTVDGRDIPLLTGPWIFDPAERVGRQTKLLQQKLPPGEYTGLSLELSAAKLQTEADPINLLIESKIQLIPINFLITANQNQALFLSLSPERLITGGYKLTAKFSARKAQSPLPELKGVISHPQSGILTIFEKKTPTVIDVVAIGQGPAGMALDQRSRLIYLALTEENSIAVFDLIRNRIQRKVRLHAGARPTELALSTNGDTLVSLNSGTNSISIISTTSLSERQRILLSTTPASACISATNLAYIALPDINALALIDLQRDSVIATANLTDTAVQGVADRSGRQIYLLTENSPDLLVFDTTSMTVINRVSIGYDARCLTLNKNNGLIYVGMRSGNIVVIDPQIGLPIDSFKAEPDIIAIAADRKENSLFVVSRENNLLTKYDLVSQRKLATLELGAAGSAVAVMGEQ
- a CDS encoding GNA1162 family protein → MKIKQVLFGIIVLCQILLFSSCAPTGDSNSYKNTLMNFAAVQSVAVLPFHNLTSDDDAAERVRDTFMGMLLATEAMYVLPPGEVERGIERASLRDPAKPTIEKIKSLGQILQVDAVITGVLREYGQVRSGQTQANLISVSVRMMEVETGNVVWSGDSTKGGISVADRLLGGGGAPMNQVTKDAINDLLDQLFQ
- a CDS encoding peptidyl-prolyl cis-trans isomerase; this translates as MTHLYRFLIAFCLTLSLATTTFAFAGSQHKGGAAPVLGQDLAIQLLIPVFDPTFANLPIAGIGDKPILLKEVWPQLQNTKNTNKLSAQLKQALEARFVQPSAAGAKKTIFVDTNISKDGLMLIEIPLFSEFFPEIPVALVNEEPVTVAEFSEDLQAVHNEMSGHESTGGSKQNIQRLMDRLITARLIEQESRNIGFDQTPSFKKQAEEFAEKSLLYALLNNQLERKSLDTEAVDALYRQISLQGQFENYHFTLEKNAVALLERHKAGEDFDSLISAAITNKQATKTTQQEYLKFKDLLPNIASEAANLEVGGISQIFRQADGFLIFRLTDRQFVEDPHALDYARKNVWERQKSEFASQYTTETVDRYSKFNQAAQDDLDFSKIKENNPNIKLGEALEPLLKDQRVLVTVKGPNPVQITVAQLAQKIKDNYFHGVDIALDAAEVDAKKQEILDDTLFRIAGTFEAQKLGLDQTPRYRMEVAEFERRILFDVFMAKVITPDIRYGEEEIQNYYDKHQADYMTPAMFKFKSLPFYRQADAEKAAAKLQDGSDFKWVSANSEGLVDVQNKDLLQFDRNILSLSSLPASLQQQAAGVKRGDSLVYAEPDNFHYVLYFEDVFPPEPRPYDQVRKELLGIVYQQKVTATLNEWVEKLKEAYETKVFLVAQGR